The genomic region GGCGTAGCAGCCAGGGTGCTAGAGAACCTGGGTGTAGATTTGTCAAAGGTGAGAACCCAAGTAATTAGGATGTTAGGAGAAACTGCGGAAGTTACTCCTGGCGGTTCTTCGGGTCGCACAAAAACCCCGACCTTGGATGAATTCGGCTCTAATTTGACTCAAATGGCCGTAGATAACAAGCTTGATCCCGTGGTGGGACGCGCCAAGGAAATCGAGCGTGTGATTCAAATTTTGGGTCGCCGGACTAAAAATAATCCGGTGCTGATTGGTGAACCTGGGGTTGGTAAAACGGCCATTGCTGAAGGTTTGGCCAGCCGCATCGCTAACAAAGATGTCCCGGACATCTTAGAGGATAAGCGTGTTGTTACCCTCGATATTGGTCTCCTGGTAGCAGGAACTAAGTATCGTGGGGAATTTGAAGAGCGCCTAAAGAAAATCATGGATGAAATCCGCCAAGCGGGTAATGTCATCCTGGTAATTGACGAGGTTCATACCTTAATCGGTGCAGGTGCTGCTGAAGGAGCTATTGATGCTGCTAATATTCTCAAACCAGCTTTAGCCAGGGGCGAATTACAGTGCATCGGTGCTACTACCTTGGATGAGTATAGGAAGCACATCGAACGAGATGCAGCCTTGGAAAGACGTTTCCAACCTGTAATGGTGGGCGAACCCTCTGTTGATGAAACAATAGAAATTTTATATGGGTTGCGCGATCGATATGAAGCGCATCACAAGTTAAAAATCTCTGATGAAGCTTTAGTAGCAGCAGCGAAATTATCTGATAGATATATTAGCGATCGCTATTTGCCAGATAAGGCTATCGACCTAGTTGATGAAGCAGGTTCTCGTGTTCGTCTAATTAATTCTCAGTTACCTCCAGCAGCTAAGGAGCTAGATAAGGAACTGCGGCAAATATTAAAAGAAAAAGATGATGCTGTGCGTTCCCAAGACTTTGACCGTGCGGGAGAACTGCGTGACAGAGAAATGGAAATTAAGGCGGAAATTAGGTCGATCGCCCAAAACAAAGCTAATGGAACCAGTGCGGAGGGGGTTGAACCGGTAGTAACTGAGGAAGATATCGCTCATATTGTGGCTTCCTGGACCGGTGTACCAGTGAATAAACTCACTGAATCCGAATCGGAAAAGTTACTACACATGGAAGATACCCTACATCAGCGTCTTATTGGTCAAGAGGATGCGGTTAAGGCCGTTTCTCGAGCCATTCGTCGCGCTCGTGTGGGTCTAAAAAATCCCAATCGCCCAATTGCCAGTTTTGTCTTCTCTGGTCCCACTGGAGTAGGTAAAACCGAATTAGCTAAATCTCTGGCGTCTTACTTCTTCGGATCGGAAGAAGCAATGATTCGCTTAGACATGTCCGAGTACATGGAGCGTCATACCGTTAGTAAGTTAATTGGTTCGCCTCCAGGTTATGTCGGCTACAATGAAGGTGGTCAACTCACGGAAGCGGTACGCCGTCGTCCCTATACTGTAGTGCTGTTTGACGAAATCGAAAAGGCACACCCGGATGTATTCAATATGCTGCTGCAAATTTTAGAAGATGGTCGTTTGACCGATGCTAAAGGACGCACAGTGGACTTTAAGAACACCTTGTTAATTTTGACTTCTAACATTGGTTCTAAGGTAATTGAAAAAGGTGGTAGCGGTATTGGCTTTGAGTTTGCCGAAGATGCAGCTGAATCTCAGTACAATCGTATTCGTTCCTTGGTGAATGAAGAACTCAAGCAGTATTTCCGTCCTGAGTTCTTAAACCGTCTGGATGAAATTATTGTCTTCCGTCAGTTGAACAAGGCTGAAGTCACCGAAATTGCCGACATCATGCTCAAGGAAGTGTTTGGTCGATTGACGGAAAAAGGTATTGCCTTAGAAGTGAGCGATCGCTTTAAAGACCGTCTAATCCAAGAAGGTTATAGTCCTAGCTATGGTGCCAGACCATTACGTCGAGCAATTATGCGATTACTCGAGGATAGTTTAGCAGAAGAGATTCTGTCTGGACGAATCAAGGATGGGGACATTGCTTACGTTGACATAGACGAAAATGGTGTTGTCCAAGTAACAGCTAGACAGCGACCGGAGTTACTTGCTCCAACTATTGAGCTGTAGTCCGGAGTTTTTAAAAACTGAAACACCTTAAAAACCAGTAAACGGTGGGGAAATCTAACTCCCCACCGTTTTTTAGGGAACCTCAATAGGAATCAGGGCGTTTTCTGGTAAATAACTATGGAAACAGCCATCATCAGCTAAAACCAAAATTAACCGCAGAGGATAATCAGGAGGAACCTGTAAATCTACCCATGGCACTGCTACTTCCAAACAGGTATCCAAAGCAACCTGAGCCCGACTAGCACGGGGTAACCATTGATAATTCTCTACAGCTTCCCGAAATTGAACCGCTTGGGAAATCAAATTAATTTCTAAGTGATGGTGGAACAAATAATTAACCGGAGCCATATCCGGAACCTCCGCTAGAGGTATGGAACTGTTCACCATTGGTCTGTCTGGATAGTACCACAGTAAATTTAATTCCGGTGGCAATTCCTTTCCAGGGGTAAGTCCATTTTTAAAATCCACTCGCAAATAGAAGTTGAGATGATCTACCCCATACCAAAGACGCTGGATTAGACTACTTTGGTGCATTGTTCCCCTAGCGCCACCCACTTCTACCCTACCAGCCTTGTCCCAATCTTGCTCATCCCCTTTACCATCAACAACTGGATGAATAAAACTTTCTGGGCGACGGTCCGCTTTCACTTCATGCAGTTCTAGGGGCGAATTTAAATAAGCAGGTATGGGTTCATTTAGTGCTTTATAAATGCCATAAAGATGCTCTCTAAATAACTGGTCAAATATGGCATCTTGATTTGATGAATGTCCTTCACCAAACCACCAAAACCAGTCCGATCCCTCAGCAGCATATAAAGCCTCCCATGCGGCGGGATTATTTTCTTCCGTAGCTTCCGGGTGTCTAGCCAAAGTTTGTCTAGCTTGAACAAGATAATCCCAAGCTCGGTTTTTTACCGGATCTCCTATCCAAGTGGTAAAACTACCATCTACCCAGGAACCACTATGCAACCTATCTCCATTAATAGTAGCTGTAGGAGGATACTTGTCTAAAAATTCAGAAACCGTTACCAGTTGAATATTGGGTTCGTGACTTAGGGTTTGATATAGAGTTTCTAAAAAGGGTTTGCCATCCTCCGGGTAAAATTCCCAGCAGTTTTCCCCATCCAAAGCAATAGTGACCAACCAGGGTTGTTCAGTTGACCTCTCTCTTTGCTGTCTAGAAATTGCCTCTAAATGTCCAACCAAGTTGGCAACCGCTTGCCTAGGTTGCATAGAACTATAAGTAAACCCGATTAAATCCGATAATCTATGATCCCGAAAAACAATAGACACCTCACCTTCGGGAGTTTGTAATCTATAGGGACGGTATAGTAGTTCTGGTTCCTGGACATTTCCTGCTCCATCTCGATGGAAAAAATGTCTTGTAGTCCAACCCAAAACCGCCTCATCTGAGCAAATCCACTTGAATCCTTGTTTTATCACATGGGGCAAAATCTCCGGACTAACGGACTGCTCCGAAGGCCATAAACCCCTTGGCACCCGACCAAATCTTTCTTGGTAGAAATCCCAGGATTTTTGTAAATGACGAGGAATATCTTCGGCCCAGTTAAACCGAGAACTGGGCAATGTCATATTTGCCACCGCTACCCTGCCAGCATTAGTATCTGCTAATAGGGGTAATATGGGGTGGGTATAGGGAGTAGTAGTCACCTCCAACTGTCCAGTTTCCTGCATTTTCCGATGTTGAGGAATAATGCGACTTAGTATTTCTTTCTGTTTAGAATAGATCCTTTGGCGATCGCCCAAACTAAAATCCCGTCCCTGTTTTAACCAGGCCGAAATTTCCGGGTCATCCCAAAATAGGGGGTCAATCCAAGCCAAATTATGCCAAGCCAATAAATCACCGTAATCCACTGATTGCCAATTTGACAAACACCAGTCCTGTCCTTTTTCCTGTCTTTGGTGGTATAACTGTCCGTAGCGGGGATGGGGGTCAATTAAAGTGTGGTGATTAGCATCAAAAAAGTGTTGGATAATGAATTTTTTCTGTTCTATGGTCAAATTTTCCACAGGGGTCAAACTGGCCGTCAGATAGGGGTCAAAAGCATCACCCTTGATATAATCTTCCAACTGGAGAATTAGAGACGGGACCAAATTTACTGTTTGGTGCAATTTAGGGTATTTTTCCAGTAATAGGATTAAATCTAAATAGTCCTTTGTGCCATGTAACCTCACCCAGGGCAAATGATAGTGGTTATTAACGGGTGACTTATACAGGGGTTGATGTTGATGCCAGATAAAAGCGACGTATAACGGATAAGACATAGGAACTGACCAACTACTTGGTATCCGAGATTTTACGAAAGTTAGTACAAGACTTAGTTTTAGGAGTTAGCTTGATTATTTAGTTCTAGTTCTCTAAATATTTCTTTCACATTTAACCCACCATTTCGCCCCCTAGCATACCACCTTCATCTCAACTCCTGCAACAACTATGAGCAAATTGTTGCTAAACTTTACAAAACTTCAAACAAATCTATGATTCCTCCCAGAAAACAAGGCTCCCAACTGCCAAAACTTATGTTAAAAAAAGAATGATTATCAAAAACTGGGGATAAATTATGATGGCTTCAGAAATTTCAACTACCATACCTGTAACTGTTTTAACAGGCTATTTAGGGGCAGGAAAAACCACCCTACTGAATCACATTCTTACCTACGAGCACGGTAAAAAAGTAGCTGTAATCATCAATGAATTTGGGGAGGTGGGCATTGATAATCAACTAGTGATTGATGCGGACGAAGAAATCTTTGAAATGAACAACGGCTGTATTTGCTGTACAGTACGTGGGGATTTAATTCGGATCATTGGTAACTTAATGAAACGGCGGGATAAATTCGACCATTTAGTGATTGAAACCACCGGATTAGCAGATCCTGCGCCTGTAATTCAGACCTTCTTTGTAGATGAGGACATGCAAAATCAACTATCATTAGATGCAGTAGTAACAGTTGTAGATGCCAAACATATTTGGCAACACTGGGAAGCGGATGAAGCTCAGGAGCAAATAGCCTTTGCCGATGTGATTTTACTAAATAAAACTGATTTAGCTTCCCCGGAAATTTTGGAGGAACTAGAAAAGCGGATTCGTGCCATGAACGCCATGGCTAAAATTTATCAGACCCAGAATTCCGAGCTATCCATGGATGCTCTATTAGGTGTGAGAGCCTTTGATTTAGGCAGAGCATTGGAAATAGATCCCAACTTTTTAGGTGAAGATACCCATGAACATGATAATAGCGTAGGTTCAGTAGCTTTAGTAGAATTGGGTGCCTTAGATGGGGAGAAATTAAATGCTTGGTTAGGGGAATTATTGCGCAATCAAGGGCAAGATATTTTTCGGATGAAAGGGATTTTAAATATTGCTGGTGAAGAGGAGCGTTTTGTCTTTCAGGGGGTAC from Cylindrospermopsis curvispora GIHE-G1 harbors:
- a CDS encoding ATP-dependent Clp protease ATP-binding subunit — protein: MFERFTEKAIKVIMLAQEEARRLGHNFVGTEQILLGLIGEGTGVAAKVLKSMGVNLKDARIEVEKIIGRGSGFVAVEIPFTPRAKRVLELSLEEARQLGHNYIGTEHLLLGLIREGEGVAARVLENLGVDLSKVRTQVIRMLGETAEVTPGGSSGRTKTPTLDEFGSNLTQMAVDNKLDPVVGRAKEIERVIQILGRRTKNNPVLIGEPGVGKTAIAEGLASRIANKDVPDILEDKRVVTLDIGLLVAGTKYRGEFEERLKKIMDEIRQAGNVILVIDEVHTLIGAGAAEGAIDAANILKPALARGELQCIGATTLDEYRKHIERDAALERRFQPVMVGEPSVDETIEILYGLRDRYEAHHKLKISDEALVAAAKLSDRYISDRYLPDKAIDLVDEAGSRVRLINSQLPPAAKELDKELRQILKEKDDAVRSQDFDRAGELRDREMEIKAEIRSIAQNKANGTSAEGVEPVVTEEDIAHIVASWTGVPVNKLTESESEKLLHMEDTLHQRLIGQEDAVKAVSRAIRRARVGLKNPNRPIASFVFSGPTGVGKTELAKSLASYFFGSEEAMIRLDMSEYMERHTVSKLIGSPPGYVGYNEGGQLTEAVRRRPYTVVLFDEIEKAHPDVFNMLLQILEDGRLTDAKGRTVDFKNTLLILTSNIGSKVIEKGGSGIGFEFAEDAAESQYNRIRSLVNEELKQYFRPEFLNRLDEIIVFRQLNKAEVTEIADIMLKEVFGRLTEKGIALEVSDRFKDRLIQEGYSPSYGARPLRRAIMRLLEDSLAEEILSGRIKDGDIAYVDIDENGVVQVTARQRPELLAPTIEL
- a CDS encoding glycoside hydrolase, with the protein product MSYPLYVAFIWHQHQPLYKSPVNNHYHLPWVRLHGTKDYLDLILLLEKYPKLHQTVNLVPSLILQLEDYIKGDAFDPYLTASLTPVENLTIEQKKFIIQHFFDANHHTLIDPHPRYGQLYHQRQEKGQDWCLSNWQSVDYGDLLAWHNLAWIDPLFWDDPEISAWLKQGRDFSLGDRQRIYSKQKEILSRIIPQHRKMQETGQLEVTTTPYTHPILPLLADTNAGRVAVANMTLPSSRFNWAEDIPRHLQKSWDFYQERFGRVPRGLWPSEQSVSPEILPHVIKQGFKWICSDEAVLGWTTRHFFHRDGAGNVQEPELLYRPYRLQTPEGEVSIVFRDHRLSDLIGFTYSSMQPRQAVANLVGHLEAISRQQRERSTEQPWLVTIALDGENCWEFYPEDGKPFLETLYQTLSHEPNIQLVTVSEFLDKYPPTATINGDRLHSGSWVDGSFTTWIGDPVKNRAWDYLVQARQTLARHPEATEENNPAAWEALYAAEGSDWFWWFGEGHSSNQDAIFDQLFREHLYGIYKALNEPIPAYLNSPLELHEVKADRRPESFIHPVVDGKGDEQDWDKAGRVEVGGARGTMHQSSLIQRLWYGVDHLNFYLRVDFKNGLTPGKELPPELNLLWYYPDRPMVNSSIPLAEVPDMAPVNYLFHHHLEINLISQAVQFREAVENYQWLPRASRAQVALDTCLEVAVPWVDLQVPPDYPLRLILVLADDGCFHSYLPENALIPIEVP
- a CDS encoding CobW family GTP-binding protein, translating into MMASEISTTIPVTVLTGYLGAGKTTLLNHILTYEHGKKVAVIINEFGEVGIDNQLVIDADEEIFEMNNGCICCTVRGDLIRIIGNLMKRRDKFDHLVIETTGLADPAPVIQTFFVDEDMQNQLSLDAVVTVVDAKHIWQHWEADEAQEQIAFADVILLNKTDLASPEILEELEKRIRAMNAMAKIYQTQNSELSMDALLGVRAFDLGRALEIDPNFLGEDTHEHDNSVGSVALVELGALDGEKLNAWLGELLRNQGQDIFRMKGILNIAGEEERFVFQGVHMIFDGRPDRPWKYGETRKNELVFIGRNLDETKLKQDFLSCML